The DNA window CGTGGGTGCTGCCGCCGCAGGGCAGCATCCTGCGCCACCGCGTGGACATGATGTTCCGCCGCGCCGGCCTGGAGCCGCCCGCCAACACGGTCGATACCACGGCGCTGCTGCTGATCACGGCGCTGCTGCAGCAGACCGACACGCTGCACGTGATGCCGGTGGACGTGGCGCGCTATTACGAATCGCTGAACGTGCTGACGATCCTGCCGATCGAGCTGCCGTTCAAGATGGATGCATTCGGCATCGTCCAGCAGCAGGACCACCTGCTGTCACCCGGTGCCAACCTGCTGCTCACCGCCGTGCGCAGCGCTGCCAAGGAGGTGTACTGATGTCGTTCGTGTTCTCGAGCCTGAACCACCCGCAGCGGGTGCCACTGGCGGCGGAACTGCACTCGCGGCCGTTCCTGAAGCTGCGCGCGCCGGAACGCGTGTCGCACATCGCCGTGTTCGGCCATGGCCGCAACAACAATGCGCAGGCCCAGCACGAGCTGCTGGCGTCGCTGTGCGCGCACTTCGGCGTAACCGCGCCGGCCCGCGACGGCGGCTTCTTCTACCATGACTTCGGCCGCTTCCGCCTCAAGTGGGAACTGCATTCCGAGTTCGCCACGTACACGTTCGCCGAGCGCACGGACGATGCGGAAGACTTCGAGCGCATGCCGATCGAGCACGTGCCTCAGGAGTGGCTGCTGTCGCTGAAGGGCAGGATCCTGGTGGCGGCGCACGTCATCCTGCGCAAGGGCAGCGCCGGCGACCATGCGCCGGTGCAGGATCTGTTCGAGGGCGTGTCGCTGGCCGCCAGCAACGTGATGCAGGGCGGCGAAGTGTGCTCGGATTTCGCGATCCAGGCCGACGGCTTCTCGCGCTTCGTCGTCAACGACGTGCGCATGCGCGAACAGCAGGCCGGGCGCCTAGTGCAGCGCGTGCTGGAAATCGAAACCTACCGGATGATGGCGCTGTATGGCCTGCCGGCCGCGCAGCGCGCCGTGCCTGAGCTGAATGCCGTCGAAAAGGAACTGGCGGAGGCGACCGAGGCGCTGCTGCAGTCCGACGGTACCACCGAACAGACGCTGCTGCAGAAGATCACGCACCTGGCCGCACGAATCGAAAAGCTGTCGCTCGATAACAGCTACCGTTTCGCCGCGTCGAAGGCTTACTTCAAGCTGGTCAACACACGCATCGACGAGCTGCGCGAGACGCGGATCGAAGGCGTGCCCACCGTCGCCGAATTCATGGAACGGCGGCTCGCCCCGGCCATGAGCACGTGCGAGGCTGTCGCCGCCCGCCAGGAAGCGCTGGCACGCCGGATCGGCAACAGCAACGACCTGCTGCGCACCCGCGTGGGCATCGTGCAGGAAACGCAGAACCGGCAGATCCTGCAATCGCTGAACGCCCGCGCCGCCCAGCAGCTGCGGCTGCAGCAGGCGGTCGAAGGCCTGTCGGTGGCGGCGATCTCGTACTATGTCGTCGGCTTGCTCGGCTATTCCATCAAGGGCGCCAAGGGACTCGGCCTCGTGCCGAACCCCGACGCGCTGATCGGCATCGCCGTCCCGCTGGTCGCCGGCGCCGTCTGGCTCACGCTGCGCAATATGCACAAGCGCCTGCACCGCAGCCACCACGCCTGATTCGCTGCCGAAAAGTTGCCAAAAACCGGGGTCAGACCCCGATTTTTGGAAAGATTTCCTGGGATTGGGGTCTGACCCCGAATGTGCTGTTGTTGGTATGCCACGTTTGCGAGCCTCTGCGATAATGCGGCGTTGACTGGACATGCGGGATGCCATGGAGCGTTTGACGATGTGGGCGGTGGTGCTGTGCCTGGCCGGGTGTGCGGCGGGGGAGGTGGTGCCTGCCGGGCGGGATGTGGCGGCGCTGCGCTTCATCGGCGAGCAGCGCATCGCGTGGAAGGCGCAGTTCCAGGGGACCACGATCGGCGGCCTGTCCGGCATCGACTACGATGCGGCGAACGGCAGCTGGATCCTGGCCAGCGACGACCGTTCCGCCACCAATCCCGCGCGCTTCTACCGTGCCACGCTGCGCTTCACGCCATCGTCGTTCGATGCGGTGGAACTGACCGCCGTGCGTTATTTCCGCCAGGGCGACGGCAGCACGTATCCGGTGGAGCACGAGCGCGCGCAGGCCGGCGGGGTGGTGGCCGATATCGAATCGGCGCGCATCGATCCCCGTGACGGCACGATCTGGTACACGAGCGAGGGCGATGGCCGCCTTGGCCTCGATCCGTTCCTGCGCCAGGCCGACGCCGCCGGCCTGCTGCGCGCGGAGCTGCCGCTGCCGGCGTCGCTGCGCGAGTGGCCCGGCCACGAACGAGGGGTGCGCAACAACCTCAACCTGGAGGGCCTGTCGTTCGCGCCGGACGGCGCGAGCCTGTGGCTGGCGCTCGAGGCGCCGCTGGTGGAGGATGGCCTGCCGCCGACGCTGGACCATGGGGCGCCGGCCCGCATCACGCACCTCGATCGCGCCGGCAAGGTGCTGGCCCAGTATGCCTACCCGATCGGCGCCATTCCGGCACGGCCGGGCAATGGCATGGCTGC is part of the Pseudoduganella lutea genome and encodes:
- a CDS encoding esterase-like activity of phytase family protein, with translation MERLTMWAVVLCLAGCAAGEVVPAGRDVAALRFIGEQRIAWKAQFQGTTIGGLSGIDYDAANGSWILASDDRSATNPARFYRATLRFTPSSFDAVELTAVRYFRQGDGSTYPVEHERAQAGGVVADIESARIDPRDGTIWYTSEGDGRLGLDPFLRQADAAGLLRAELPLPASLREWPGHERGVRNNLNLEGLSFAPDGASLWLALEAPLVEDGLPPTLDHGAPARITHLDRAGKVLAQYAYPIGAIPARPGNGMAADTGISEILATGPRTLLVLERSAVQGDEGRYRNHIRLYEADLRQASDIRGVPALAGATFAPAAKRLVLDFAALGLPMLDNVEGFAFGPPLPNGHATLVFVTDDNFSKRQVTQLLLFEVLPP
- a CDS encoding DUF3422 family protein — its product is MSFVFSSLNHPQRVPLAAELHSRPFLKLRAPERVSHIAVFGHGRNNNAQAQHELLASLCAHFGVTAPARDGGFFYHDFGRFRLKWELHSEFATYTFAERTDDAEDFERMPIEHVPQEWLLSLKGRILVAAHVILRKGSAGDHAPVQDLFEGVSLAASNVMQGGEVCSDFAIQADGFSRFVVNDVRMREQQAGRLVQRVLEIETYRMMALYGLPAAQRAVPELNAVEKELAEATEALLQSDGTTEQTLLQKITHLAARIEKLSLDNSYRFAASKAYFKLVNTRIDELRETRIEGVPTVAEFMERRLAPAMSTCEAVAARQEALARRIGNSNDLLRTRVGIVQETQNRQILQSLNARAAQQLRLQQAVEGLSVAAISYYVVGLLGYSIKGAKGLGLVPNPDALIGIAVPLVAGAVWLTLRNMHKRLHRSHHA